The Pseudomonas sp. MPC6 nucleotide sequence ATCGCCGAGTAGTCGACAAATCTCAGATGACGACAGTCCAGGGTCACGTGCGCAGGGTCGTTGGCTGGGTCGAACTGATTGAGGAAAGGTGCGGTCGAGGCGAAGAACAGCGTGCCATGCAAGTGATACAGCTTGCTGCCGTCGGCTTCGATATGAGCGTCGGCATAGAGCTCACGAGCCTGTTGCCAGGCGAAGTTCAGCGCGGCAATGATGATCCCGCAGAGCACGGCGGTGGCCAGGTCGGTGAACACCGTAATCACCGTGACGGCGATGATTACCAGCACGTCGTTCAGCGGGACTTTGTTCAGCACTCGCAACGAAGCCCAGGCAAACGTCTGCTGCGCCACCACGAACATCACCCCGACCAGGGCCGCCAGCGGGATGCGCTCGATCAGCGGCGACAGGAACAGGATGAACAATAGAATCAGGACCCCGGCCACTACCCCGGACAGTCGACCACGACCACCGGAGCTGAGGTTGATCACCGTCTGGCCGATCATCGCGCAGCCGCCCATGCCGCCGAACACGCCGGAGACCATGTTGGCCGCGCCCAGCGCCACGCATTCGCGATCCGGAAAACCACGGCTTTCGGTGATCTCGTCGGTGAGGTTCAGGGTCAGCAGGGTTTCCAGCAGGCCGACCAGCGCCATCAAAATCGCGTAGGGGGCGATGATGTGCAGGGTTTGCAGATCCCAGGGGATGTCCGGCAGCGCAAAGGTCGGCAAGCCACCGGCAATGTGCGCCATGTCGCCCAGGGTGCGGGTGGGCAGGCCGAGCAGATACACCGCGAGGCCAACGCCCAGGATCGCCACCAGCGCCGGCGGCACGGCACGGGTCAGGCGCGGCAGCAGGTAGACGATGGCCATCGTCACCGCCACCAGCCCCGCCATCAGGTACAGCGGCGCCCCGCTCAGCCAGGCGTCACCGCTCTTGAAGTGCTCAAGTTGAGCCAGGGCAATGATGATCGCCAGGCCGTTGACGAAGCCGAGCATCACCGGGTGCGGCACCATGCGCACCAGTTTGCCCAGTTTCAGCAGACCGAACGCCAGCATGATCAGCCCACCCAGCAGCACAGTGGCCAGCAGGTACTGCACACCGTGCTGCACCACCAGCGCGACGATCACCACCGCCATCGATCCGGCGGCGCCGGACACCATGCCCGGCCGCCCGCCGAAGAGCGCGGTCAGGGTGCAAATGATGAAGGCGCCGTAAAGCCCCATCAAGGGATTGAGGTGGGCCACCAGGGCGAAGGCGATGCATTCGGGCAGCAAGGCGAAAGAGGTGGTGAGCCCGGCCAGGACATCGGCGCGCAGACGTTTTGGTTTCATGACTTACCCAAAAATTTTGGCCGTAGGGAATGGCCAGCAAAGAGGGTGCGGATGTTACGGAATTGAGGGCAGCCCGGCCAGTTGTTGGGCTGCTGAAAACGCCTTCGCGAGCAAGCCCGCTCCCACAGGGTTATGTGCCGTTCGCCGATTTCGTGAACGACACATTACCGGTGGGAGCGAGCTTGCTCGCGAAGGCAGCGATGCGGTCTAGAGCGAACTCAAACCATCTCGTCCCGAATCCACTCAACCACCGAAGTCCGCTTCGGCGCCCAGCCCAGCAGTTCACGCGCATGCTTGCCGCGAACCCGGCTGTTGGAACCCAGGCCATAGTTGGCCATTTCATAACCCCACTCGGCTTCGGCGTCTTTCAGCGGCCAGTCTTGTGGCGCCCCCAGCTTAAGCGCTTGGGCAATCGCCGTGGTCATGTCGATGAACGACGCCTCACCGCTTTCGACGAAGTAGAAGGTGCCCGGTACGTTGTTGGTCAGCGCCAGCAGATACAGGGCCACCACGTCTTCGATGTGCACGTTGGACCAGATGTTCTGGCCCGGGCCGACATGCCGGACCACACCGCTTTTGCGTGCCTGCTTCAGCAAGCGCGGCAACTGCACGCTGTCACGATTGACGCCCAGGCTGTGACCGTAGATCAGGGTGTTGCAGATAACGGCTGAGTTCACCCCGTCTTTGGCGGCGGCGAGGATCAGGTTATCGATGGCCACGCGAGCCGCCTTGTCGACCGTCGGCTCCGGCAGGCTGTCTTCGTAATAGACGACGTCACTGGATTTACCGCCCGACGCATCGCCGACAATGCTCGACCCGCTGGTATGCAGGAACACTTTGTTGGAACCGCGCAGTGCATCGAGCAAGGCGTCCACTGCGCCGCGATGGTCGCTGCTGGCGGCATTGATCACGGCATCGGCAGCCTTGGCCTGTTTGGCCAGCAGTGCGCTGTCGTCCAGCGTGCCGATCACCGGGGTGATGCCCAGTGCGCTCAGTTCATTGGCTTGTTCGGCGCTGCGCACCAGGCCGGTAACCTTGTGACCTGCCCGGACCAGACCGGTAGCGATGGAGCCGCCGATAAAACCGGCAGCGCCGGTAATGAATACGTTCATGGAGAAACTCCCTGCGTTAATAAGTGATGCAGCCAGTATCGGGGAGCGATGCCTGGGGAAACAGGCGGCACAGCCCAATTCACTCTTGCGCAGGGATCACGAATCAACCCGAGAAGTCCGCTATCGCGTAATCCGCCAATTTGCCCTGGATGAAGTCCAGGAAGCACTGAATGCGCAGGGCCAGTTGCGAGTTACGGTAGTACACCGCATTGATCGGCTGACGATAGCCGCTGTTGAACTCCGCCAGCAGTACCTGCAGGCGCCCCGCGCGGATGTCGTCGATCGTCATGAAATGCGACAGGCTGGCGATGCCCTGCCCTGCCAGTGCCAGGTGCCGGATGGTCTCGCCGCTTGAGGCGCTGATCGCCGCCTGGATCGGCCAGCGATCACCGTGCACATAACGCAGCGGCCACTGGTTGAGGCCTTCGTTCTGGGTAAAGCCCAACAGCGTGTGCCCGGACAAATCCGCCACCTCAACCGGTACGCCGTGTTTTTCCAGGTACGCCGGGCTGGCGACAATGTGCAGCGGGCTGCAGCCCAGGGAGCGGGCGTGCAAGGTCGAGTCGGCCAGCGTGCCGATGCGGATGGCGATGTCGGTGCTTTGCTCGAGCAGGTCGATGATCAAATCGTTGCTGTTGAGTTCGAGCTGGATGTCCGGATAGAGACTGCGGAACTCATCGATATACGGCACGATGGCGTGCAGCATGAACGGTGAGGCCGCGTTGATCCGCAGGCGCCCGGACGGGGTTTGCTGGCGTGAAGTCAGGCGCTCTTCGAGTTCGTCCATCTGATCGAGAATCAGCTTGGCGTGCTCGAAGAAGTACTTGCCCTCCTCGGTCAGGTCCATGCGCCGCGTGGTGCGGTTGATCAGAGTGGTATCGAGCTTGGCTTCCAGCCTGGACAAGGTGCGGCTGACTGCTGAAGGCGTTTGCCCGACCTGCTCGGCCGCAGCCGAAATCGACCCGCATTCAATCACGCAGACGAAAATCTGCAATTCATCGGATCTGGCTTTCACGGGTGTCCTCTCACAAATAGGCGTGGCTTGAATCGCCAAGATCGCAGCCTTCGGCAGCGCCTACAAGGATTGCTCCTCCCCGAATCTGGGGAGTACGCCATCTGTAGGAGCTGCCGCAGGCTGCGATCTTTCCCGCCGTTGCGACGGATACTAGCCGGAAAAATTCAGGCAGGCAGGCCAAACACCTCGGTCAAATGCTGCGCGTAACGCGCCACGTCGGCTTCGATATTGGGGCGCTTCATCACGTCAACACTCAGGAACGTCGGCAAGCCAGTCATGCCGAGGAATTCGTTGGCCTTGTGAAACGGGAAGTACACCGCGTCCACGCCCTTGGCTTCGAAGAAGTCGGTGGGGTCGTCGAATGCTTGCTGCGGCGCGTTCCAGGTCAGCGACAGCATGTATTGCTTCCCCTGTAACAGACCGCCGCTGCCGTACTTCTGCGAGGCATCGGAACGGGTACGCCCGTCGCTGGCATAGAGGCTGCCGTGACCTTCGGTGAAGACTTCATCGATGTACTTTTTGACAGTCCACGGTGCGCCCATCCACCAGCCCGGCATCTGATAAATGATCACGTCGGCCCAGAGGAATTTGGCGACTTCTTCGGCGACGTCGTAACCCTCGTCGATGAAGGTGGCTTTCACGTCCACGCCGCCGCGATCCAGCACACTCAGCGCGGCGTCATGCAGGGTGGCGTTGTAGCGGCCATCGGAGTGGGCGAACTTTTTGCCGCCATTGAGCAACAGGACTTTTTTCATCAAAGGTCTCGGAAGGTTGGAATTCGATGGCGGCAGAGTATCGATCTGCCTCGCGTGGAATAAGCGCTGAATTCACAAAAATCATTTGACCCATACGCAAGAATCGACAGGCGATTGTTGCCATAAACTAGTGCCGATTCTTAACTGGAGGACATTCCTGATGAGTGACATGCAAGGCTTCATCCTGCACGCCAAGACCCGCCCGGAAAAATCAGACGCCTTTGAAGCGTTTTTCAGCGCGCATGTGCAAGCGAGTCGCAACGAGCCCGGCTGCATCGAATACCACATGCTGCGCGACAAACAGGACCCGACGCTGTTTATCTTTTATGAGATCTGGCAATCCCAGGCTCACTTGGATGTGCACTCGAACCTGCCGCACATGAAACAGTTCCTCGAGCAGCGCGATGAGTACCTGGAACGGGACTTCGAGATTCGCGCCATCGACATGCTCAGCCCGTCGTCCGCTACCCGCTGATCAGCAAGTGGCCACCGAGTACGCCGAGGCCGATGAAGAACACTCGCTTGAACAGCACGGCGCTGATCCGCTGGCGCAGCCATTGCCCCAGCAACATGCCAAGCACCGCCGGGATCAGCGCCAGCAACGACGCACTCAACTCGCCACCGCCCAGGGCGCCGCGCCATGCCAGGCCGGCGGCCAGGGCCAGGGTCGAGACGGTGAATGACAGGCCCAGCGCCTGCACCAGTTCATCCTTGTTCAAACCCAGCGCTTGCAGATACGGTACCGCCGGAATCACGAAGACCCCGGTGGCCGACGTGATCACACCCGTCACCAGGCCGCAAAGCGGAGCGAGCCAGCGCTCGCTGCTACCGCTGACGCGCAAGGGCGGCAGGCACAGACCGCTCAATGCGTACAGCAACAACGCCGCCCCCAGTCCTCGCACCACCCAGTGCCCCCCCGTCATGCCGATCCACACCGTGCCGGCAGCGGTGCCGATGAATATCGCCAGCAGCATCGGCCACAACCGTTTGACCAACCCCGATAAATGCCCGCCGAAGGCCAATTGCCAGACGTTGGTGAGGGTCGCGGGGATGATCAACAATGCGGCAGCCTGCGATGGCGCCATAGCCAGGCCGAGCAGGCCCATGGCGATGGTGGGCAGGCCAAGGCCGATCACGCCTTTGATCATGCCGGCCAGGAGG carries:
- a CDS encoding LysR family transcriptional regulator, with the protein product MKARSDELQIFVCVIECGSISAAAEQVGQTPSAVSRTLSRLEAKLDTTLINRTTRRMDLTEEGKYFFEHAKLILDQMDELEERLTSRQQTPSGRLRINAASPFMLHAIVPYIDEFRSLYPDIQLELNSNDLIIDLLEQSTDIAIRIGTLADSTLHARSLGCSPLHIVASPAYLEKHGVPVEVADLSGHTLLGFTQNEGLNQWPLRYVHGDRWPIQAAISASSGETIRHLALAGQGIASLSHFMTIDDIRAGRLQVLLAEFNSGYRQPINAVYYRNSQLALRIQCFLDFIQGKLADYAIADFSG
- a CDS encoding NAD-dependent epimerase/dehydratase family protein, producing MNVFITGAAGFIGGSIATGLVRAGHKVTGLVRSAEQANELSALGITPVIGTLDDSALLAKQAKAADAVINAASSDHRGAVDALLDALRGSNKVFLHTSGSSIVGDASGGKSSDVVYYEDSLPEPTVDKAARVAIDNLILAAAKDGVNSAVICNTLIYGHSLGVNRDSVQLPRLLKQARKSGVVRHVGPGQNIWSNVHIEDVVALYLLALTNNVPGTFYFVESGEASFIDMTTAIAQALKLGAPQDWPLKDAEAEWGYEMANYGLGSNSRVRGKHARELLGWAPKRTSVVEWIRDEMV
- a CDS encoding putative quinol monooxygenase — its product is MSDMQGFILHAKTRPEKSDAFEAFFSAHVQASRNEPGCIEYHMLRDKQDPTLFIFYEIWQSQAHLDVHSNLPHMKQFLEQRDEYLERDFEIRAIDMLSPSSATR
- a CDS encoding NAD(P)H-dependent oxidoreductase, which gives rise to MKKVLLLNGGKKFAHSDGRYNATLHDAALSVLDRGGVDVKATFIDEGYDVAEEVAKFLWADVIIYQMPGWWMGAPWTVKKYIDEVFTEGHGSLYASDGRTRSDASQKYGSGGLLQGKQYMLSLTWNAPQQAFDDPTDFFEAKGVDAVYFPFHKANEFLGMTGLPTFLSVDVMKRPNIEADVARYAQHLTEVFGLPA
- a CDS encoding sulfite exporter TauE/SafE family protein, which codes for MNTLATFYQNLGLTLSLMVIATFLLAGMIKGVIGLGLPTIAMGLLGLAMAPSQAAALLIIPATLTNVWQLAFGGHLSGLVKRLWPMLLAIFIGTAAGTVWIGMTGGHWVVRGLGAALLLYALSGLCLPPLRVSGSSERWLAPLCGLVTGVITSATGVFVIPAVPYLQALGLNKDELVQALGLSFTVSTLALAAGLAWRGALGGGELSASLLALIPAVLGMLLGQWLRQRISAVLFKRVFFIGLGVLGGHLLISG
- a CDS encoding SulP family inorganic anion transporter, with translation MKPKRLRADVLAGLTTSFALLPECIAFALVAHLNPLMGLYGAFIICTLTALFGGRPGMVSGAAGSMAVVIVALVVQHGVQYLLATVLLGGLIMLAFGLLKLGKLVRMVPHPVMLGFVNGLAIIIALAQLEHFKSGDAWLSGAPLYLMAGLVAVTMAIVYLLPRLTRAVPPALVAILGVGLAVYLLGLPTRTLGDMAHIAGGLPTFALPDIPWDLQTLHIIAPYAILMALVGLLETLLTLNLTDEITESRGFPDRECVALGAANMVSGVFGGMGGCAMIGQTVINLSSGGRGRLSGVVAGVLILLFILFLSPLIERIPLAALVGVMFVVAQQTFAWASLRVLNKVPLNDVLVIIAVTVITVFTDLATAVLCGIIIAALNFAWQQARELYADAHIEADGSKLYHLHGTLFFASTAPFLNQFDPANDPAHVTLDCRHLRFVDYSAIAALKTLRERYAKAGKHLHVFHLSERCKQMLKRAGGELN